Genomic segment of Syngnathus acus chromosome 10, fSynAcu1.2, whole genome shotgun sequence:
TGCCAATCCTCCTTGGCGTACATGTGCAAGTGGTCGCCCGATGGTGAGTCTTGTCTCTTCTTGGGATGTTGATGCTGAAAGGAGGAAAATTGCAATCACGTGGTCCTCCTGCAGACTGCCCGGACGGATGGCCGTGTTCCTACAAAGACTTGGGTTACCGTTCCAATCGAGTTgagagtgagtggcagcgACGCTTCTTCTTTCTCCACCCGCAGCGTCTCCTTGTGCTTTTCTAACGAGGTTCTTTTGGTTTTCAGCTTCCTTCTGCGACTCTGGCGAGTTCCTGTACCAGGACTCTTGTTACCATTTTGAGGGGACACGTAAAACCTGGCAAGCGGCTGAGGATTTCTGCAAGAACAAGGGAGGTCACCTGGCCAGCCTCCACTCACTGGTTGTCGgacaatttttgtttggtgagcGAGCGCCAAGGCAAAATGAGCAGGCCAGCAATCGACCCGCAATGTTTCACAACAAGTGTTTGTTCCGCTCTCCTCAAGCTCACGTGCGGCGAGATGGACAAGGATGGTTGGCTTGGctgggactcaagaagaacAATGGCAACTTTGAGTGGAGCGACACATCATATCCAGTAAGTGACCTACCTACCTGTGCGCAACAGATCGAGGTCCAAAAAGTTGTCAATTGGCCAGAATGAAGCCGTCATGTTAAAAAGTGTGATTTTAGCAGAGCATAGTTGTTTTGAATTAGGAGGACAAATCGGACAAGcatgctcgctcgctcgcccgcccgctcgctcTGCCTGTcaaatggtttgatttgaATTGAGTGGGGTTGCAAGACAAACGTGTTCTTTCATTTGATGAGGATTCAAATGGTGGCGATCAATCGAATCAAAGTGCACCtttcatttgttcattgaaACGTTTCAATCTGAATGTGGCAACAATTCTGACTGTGAGAAAGAggttatgaaaatgaattggaGAGATTTGAATCAATAAAGTGACTTTGAAGGAATTTGCTGGGAGGCCATCGGAACAACTGCAACAACTAACACACTCAAGTCACGCCCACTGTGTCCTCCCCCCGCAGAATGATGTCCCGTGGTATAATTCATACAGATCATCTGAGTGCTCCAAATTGACATTTGGTGGTAACGCTCACCTGACCCAATGCAATGACCttcgtccatccatctgtcgaAAAGGTCCGAAAGTCACGACCTCTCATTTGCCCTTTGTCTTCTTGGCGCTCTCTCATGTTTGATCCCTCTCACATCCTTGCAGGCAAGGCCAGAGAATTTCTTCCGCTTCTTCTGACGCCGACATCAGCATCAGGTGGGCGGGCGTCCCACACTGCAGCCCACATGCAAAATACCATTTGCCCTCAAGTGACCCGAGTCTCGCTTGCAGGCAAGAGCCcaaagtgcggctggtggcaGGAAAACCCCGCCAAGGACggcttctgctacctgatcaaCTCCAagcccaccaagacctggAAGGAGGCGCGAGACAAGTGCGCCCGCCTCAGCGGCAACCTGCTCGGCTTCGCCGACTCGCAGGAACACGCCTTCATCCAAGGTAGGCTGTCCACCGCGTAATGTGCTTGATGAAAGACCACATGCATTTTTGCCGAGTTTCTTTCATTCCAAAGGAAAGCTTGTGGCCCCCAGCGACAAGGACACAAGCCAGACGTCTCCCGCACTTCATTGCGGTGAAGCGTTTTGCCTGTAAGATGTTTCAACCGTGTTTGTTTACCTTTGACCCAAAGGTCTTCTGCCAAACGCTTCCTCTTTGTGGTTGGACACCGACGACACCACGGTTGAAGACGGCAGCGAGCAGTCGGCCCAACCCTCACCCGATTCCGTCCAGTTGGCCGCCGCAGGTGGGTGGGCCTAAGACCCGGCCggaaaatgtccatttccGTGAAGGAGCGCTGAGCATCTGCCGTCTCCTTCCAGGTGACTCCAGTGACCCCTCCGGTCGACGCTGCAACGCCTTACTCAGTGGCGAGGGCGGCCGGGAAGTCGGCGATTGCGAGAAGAAGCGcggctacgtctgcaagagAAGAGGTAAGACAAGGTGCTCGGTCCGTTCTCCCCAACGCGTGTCATTAGACCAAAAAGAATTTTGTCTGATGTCAGTGTTGATGCAGGCGTGGTCCCCTTGTTTGACGCATATCTTAATTTCGCTGAAGAATGCAGAAAACGTGGCGCTGTGACGTCAGAATCATCCCGAAATGTGTCCGTCTGTCCTCAGTCGTTCAGACATGTGAAACAAACCAAGGGTGGCGTCGCTTCGGCTCcaactgctacaagaagaCGGAGAccaccaacggttggctgggggctcgtTACGACTGCgtctgggagggcggcgacctggtctccatcacctcgCCCTACGAGGAAACCTTTGTGAAGAAGCAAATGGGCGACAAGCCcttctggatcggactctccaatctggtaAGACCAAAGTGCTCGCGGCCGCTGGCTGGCTATTGCTACGCCACTGACGACGGACGGGTTTGAACTCTCCAGAACTGCGACAAGACCTGGTGTCGGTTTTTTGAAGCGGGACAAAAGAGGCTGACTTGGTCCAACACCGCTGCGACGCTGAACTACGTCAACTGGCACTCAGGTCAAGACGAAAGGTAAGGAGCTCATGTCACCTTTTTGCCTCCATGCAGCGAGATTATGGAACCCGTTTGCAAAATTCGAGAGAGCACACGTGGCAAGGAAAAGCCTCCAAATTGGCACGTTTAGTTCACGTGTGTGTCTTCTCCCGACAGTGCCAAGCTTCagtcctgcgcctacgtcaaccaaggtgtgGACGACCACAGTCAGCCTGGAAGGTGGAGACATGGCTCGTGCGGATCCTCCTTGCCGTACATGTGCAAGAGGTCGCCCGACGGTAAGTGTGCACGTCCCTTGCCATGTTGACGCTGAAAGGAGGAAAGAATGCAATCGCGCCGTCCTCCTGCAGACTGCCCGGAGGGACGGCTGTGTTCCTACAAAGACTACGGATTCGGCTACAATCGCGTGAAGAGTGAGTGGCGGCGACGGTTCTTCTTTCCTTTCACACCTGCAGCGCCCCCTTGTGGTTTTGTAATCCGTGTTTCTCGGCAGCTTCAGCTTCCTTCTGCGACTCTGGCGACTTCCTGTACAAGGACTCTTGCTATCACTTTTGGGGGATGAAACAGACTTGGAAGGAGGCCGAGAAGATCTGCCAAGAATCGGAAGGTCACCTGGCCAGCGTCCACTCACTGGACGAAGTCCAATTCTTGGCTGGTGAGCTTCAAAACAAACCGCCGATGCCGGCAATCGTCTCACAGCACTTCACAACATCTGTCGAGTTGGGATGCTCGTCTTGTGCTCAGTTGCGTTTTCTGATTTCCTCAAGGTCACATGCCCTCCAAAGGAGGATTGCAATCCTGGATGGGACTCAAGAAACGCGACGGACTTTTTAAGTGGAGCGACGCAACACCTGCAGTAAGCCAAACGTTTGGAGCCGTCTGCAAAAGTTGTCACTGGCCCAGAATGAAGGCGTCATAACGGGTGGCAACAGTTCCAAGTCAGGACGAAAGACAAAGTTTGACTgaattagaagaaaaaaaagtgacattttgacagGAATGGTCCTGTTACGAGACGAGAAAAACGTCCAAGGTGTAAATCAGCTGGAGCATTAAcgagcatttttttgtttcggaATAATGATATTCTCATTGACTGGAAAACGTGAATGAAATCAGAGATGATCAAAGTGCAAAATGTCACTGTTCAAAGTTGGACTTTGAGAGTGAAACTCCAATTGTGCTTTAGCTGGCAGACAGTTGTAAATGGACAACAATGCGGCTCAGACATGAGACAAATGGATACATCTAGTGTGAGAAAATATTGATCTGGCGTGTCGTCCGCAGGGCAAGATCGAGTGGGTCCCAAACAGCCCGGCCGGACGGGGTGACTGCGCTGCCTTGTCGCTGACTGGAAAATTTGAGGACCGGCCCTGCACCGATATTCAGCCATTCATCTGTAAAAAAGGTCAGCAAGTGATGATGACCACGTGCTCTCTCGTCATCATAATCATACCTTTGATATATAATGCACTTTACATTTGAAGGCAAATCGAAGAGTGCTAATGTGTCCTCTCTTTTCCTTCCTTGCAGTCAAGGTCCAagactttcttcttcctccgccGCCAGGTGGGCGTCCCACTCGGCAGTCGACGTGCGGTGGTCTCTCGTCTCCCGTTTGCCCTCAAGTGACTCCACTCTGGCTTGCAGGCCGGCGTgcaaagtgcggctggtggGAGGACCGACCCTCctccgacttctgctacctgatccaACACAAGCCAACCAAGGCCTGGAAGGAGGCGCGAGACGACTGCCTTCGCCACGGAGGCGACCTGCTCAGTATCGCCGACTCACATGAACAGGCCCTCATACAAAGTAGACTGGCTggccgtctgtctgtctgtctgtctgtctgtctgtctgtctgtccgtccgtccggtCGCGATCAGAGCCGTTGAATTCCCCCAACGTGGACTGTTTCAAACTCATTCGACCATTTACCTCCAAAGGTCTGTACACTTCTCTGCCGAGCGctccctctctgtggttgggcatcaacaacaacatcacGAAAGACGGCAGCGGgtggactgacggatccccGTTGGGTTACGTCATCATGGACGGAGGTGGCTCGAAAACCCAATCGATGTTTGTCTGCGAGGAATGGAGCTGAGCATCTGTCGTCTCCTTCCAGATGACCCCGGTGACCCCTCTGGTGCGTCCTGTCTTTCCCTGCTCACAAGCAACGGCCGCTGGAAGTTTGACGATTGCCGGAAGAAGAGAGGCTACATCTGCAAGAAACGAGGTAAGACGCGACGACGCTCGGCCGATCCTCACAACGTGCCGACTCGtgtcttttgcttttgtcttgCAGGAATTATTCCAAAACCGCCGCAGCAGCGTCATGACGGTACGTCTCCTTGAACGGTGACTTCCAACGACGGGAGACAAAAACGACATGACGAtgcttgtcttctttttttattttcctagcGTAAAGAATTCAGGTTGTAAGCGAATGAAGGTTATGCAAGATCAGCTGCTCGCCGTTCAATAGTGACTATACCATGGGTGACTAGCCCATGAGCTAAATAATCATTTGTGGCAGCCCGAGTTGGTTCTTTGAGATCATTCAGCATCTTGAAACTGGCCTTGTTTATCTCTCGTGACTGTATTCTTTCAGGTTAATAGCCTTCAATGCCCGTGTCCTTCTAAAGACTTGTCAATTGTGGATTGCCAGTCAAGCAGGCGTCGCAATTTGGCAAAAACTGAATTGGGTCGACCGACTGCATTGTTACCTGTTTGCTGAATTTCTGCTTTTCACCAAACGTCGAAAAATGACCAAGGCAACTAACTTTGCTGTTTTATCAGCATTGATCGATCCCGAGGCATCATGTGACGCCAAAAACGGATGGAATCCTCACGGCTCCgactgctacaagaagatggagaaaacCAACGGGTGGCTGGGGGCTCGTCAGGACTGCCTCTGGGAGGGCGCCGACCTGGTCTCCATCTCCTCGTTCTCCGAGGAAAGCTTTGTGAAGAAGCAAATGGGCGACAAGCCCTTTtggatcggactctccaatctggtgagaCGCAAGCGCAGGCTGCTGTTGGCTCGCTACCGGTAGTTGACTGACAACCGGGATTGGTTTCCGCAGGACTGCAACAAGGACTGGTGTCAGTTTTTTGAAGAGGGGGAAAAGAAGCTGACTTGGTCCGACACCGGCGTGACCCCGGCCTACGCCAACAGGGACTCGCGTCAAGACGGAAGGTAAGAAGGTCACCTCTTTGCGTTCTTTCATTGTCAGGCGGGGCACAGAGAAAGAAGGGAAAACCGTTTCTCGGGTgtgtatggtttttttttatgacttttcTCCACAGCTCCAACATTGAGGCCTGCgcgtacgtcaaccaaggtgtgCACTCCTCCAGTCAGCCTGGCAAGTGGAGACATGGCTCGTGCGGATCCTCACTGGCGTACATGTGCAAGCGGTCGCCCGACGGTAAGTGTGCACGTCCGTGTCGATGTTGACGCTGAAAGGAGGAAAGAATGCAATCACGTCGTCCTCCTGCAGACTGCCCGGAGGGACAGCTGTGTTCCTACAAAGACTACGTATTGGGCTACCATGGAAtggagagtgagtggcagcgacgcttcttctttcttttcgcACCTGCAGCGTCCCCTTGTGCTTTTGTAATCCATGTTTCTTGCCGGCTTCAGCTTCCTACTGCGACCCTGGCGACTTCCTGTACAATGGCTCTTGCTATCACTttgggaggatggagcgcacTTGGAAGGATGCCGAGAAGTTCTGCCAAGAATCGAAAGGTCACCTGGCCAGCGTCCTCTCATGGGACGAGGGCAAATTCTTGGCTGGTGAGCGCCAGGGTCAAACTGCCGATGCCAGCTATCGCCCTCCCCCCCCAGCGTTTCCCAATGTCTGACACGTTTGAATGCTCTTCTCGCTTTTTGTGATTTCCCCAAGCTCACGCGCCATATGTAGGAGGATTGCAATCTTgggtgggactcaagaagaacAAGGGCAACTTTGAGTGGAGCGACGCAACACCTGCAGTAAGCCAAACGTTTAGAGCGGCCTACAAAAGTAGTCAAAAGTTCGACTTTGGCAAGAATGCTCGTCATGTGCCAAGAAGAGATAAACATTGAAGGTGTTAATTAGATGGGGCACTAACAAGGACAAAGTTGTGAAATCATGAGAATAAATTCGATtgaagtgaaaaaataaatcatatatgGTTGAAGtcgctcatttctgagaatatAAAATTGAGTCTGAAACTCCAGTTGTGATTTAAGTGGATGGAAATTGTCCAATGAATTCAAGTCATACTGTGGGAAAGTGTTGATTAGTGGGAGGAGAGAGGACTCATCATTTTGGAGCAAATGCGGTGGTGGCGAGCGAGACCAAACGCGCCAAAGTCATGTCTGGCGTGTCGTCCGCAGGGCAAGATCGAGTGGGTCCCAAACAGGCCGGCCGGACGTGGAGAGTGCGCTGCCTTGTCGCAGACTGGAAAACTTGAGGACTGGCCCTGCACCAATATTCAGCCATTCATCTGTAAAGAAGGTCAGCAAATGACGACCACTCACTTTGCACTtctcaataataatgataataataataatgataatgataataataaataaataaataaatcatgaaattatatatatatatatatatatatatatatatatatatataaataaataaataaataaataaataaataaataaatttgaaaagcaCTTTACATTTTAAGGCAAAGCTAAGAATGCTAACGTGTCCTCTCTTTTCCTTCCTTGCAGCCAAGGTCCAAGACTTTGTTCTTCCTCCGCCGGCAGGTGGGTGTCCCACTCGGCAGTCGACGTGCGGTGGTCTCTCGTCGCCCGTTTGCCCTCAAGTGACTCGACTCTCGCTTGCAGGCTGGAGCgcaaagtgcggctggtggctggagCGATCCTCctccgacttctgctacctgattcAACGCAAGCCCACCAAGACTTGGGAGGAGGCGCGAGACGACTGCCTTCGCCGCGGAGGCGACCTGCTCAGTATCGCCGACTCACATGAACAGACCTTCATACAAAgtaggctggctggctggctggctggctggccggccatctgtctgtctgtctgtctgtctgtctgtctgtctgtctgtctgtctgtctgtctgtctgtccggtCGCGATCAGAGCTGTTGAATTCCCCCAACGTGGACTGTCTCAAACTCAGTTGACCATTTACCTCCAAAGGTCTGTACACTTTACTCCCGAGCGctccctctctgtggttgggcgtcGACAACAACGTCACGAAAGACGGCAGCGGgtggactgacggatccccGTTGGGTTACGTCGTCATGGACGAAGGTGGCGCAAAAACCCAATCGATGTTTGTCTGCGAGGAATGGAGCTGAGCATCTGTCGTCTCCTTCCAGATGACCCCGGTGACCCCGCTGGTGCGTCCTGTCTTTCCCTGCTCACAAGCAACGGCCGCTGGAAGTTTGACGATTGCCGGAAGAAGAGAGGCTACATCTGCAAGAAAAGCGGTAAGACGCGGCGACGCTCGACCAATTCTCACAACGTGCCGACTCGCGTCGTTTTCTTTTATCTTGCAGGAGACACGTCAAAAGCGCCGCGCCCTCATGACGGTAAGTCTCCTTGAACGTTGGCTTCAAACGACAcgagacaaaaatgacacgACGATGCTTTGGCAGGCTTTAAGGAGATCCTTGTCTGCGACAAGCATTCTGCTGACCTCGTGTGTGAGGCTGAGGGTCAGAAGCAAAGCCGCATCACTATCCAGTCCGCCTTTTACGGTCGGCGGAGTGACGACGTTTGCCAGGAGGACGCAGACTCAAACGACGACTACTCATTCGACGACGACGACTCACCGGGAAACGGTAAGAGCTGAGAATCCACCATTTGCCAATGAAGGCATTTGTCCGCCTACCTCTGAAGGCCCATTCAACGCGTTTCGCTTGGTTTTCTCCTGAAAGTCTCCAAACAATTTTGGCCTGCTACGAAAcgtcatgaaaatgaagcgATGCTTACAAACCGTTCAGATGCTCCTTTGGTTCCTCATTCCAGTGCATCAATGCTCATACTCACCAATGCGTTGTAACTTGCAGAGACCACCTGCTCAGTGGAAGGCATCGTCCCTCGCTACAGGAAAATGTGCAACAGACAGCAAAAATGCCACATTGAGGTTTCGGAGGACGAGACCTGCCCTGCCCCCTCCAAATATCTGCAGATGGTCTATAGCTGTGAACAGAAAGGTGAGATTCACGCCTCGCGATCTTCCGCTCTGCACTGAATCTAGGACTCTTCACATTCCCAGAAAAACAATGCAAGGAGTCCCACAAGGGGCTCCATGGCCAGATTTGTATTTGACGCATCCGTTCCgaattcaaatgacttttggcTGTCCTCAGTGTGTCTCGACAGTCTGGGCATCTCCGACGGCAGCGTCGCAGACTCTTCCTTCAAAGCCTCCTCCTCAATGGAAGACGCCACCCCAGATAAAGCCCGCCTCAACGGGGAGTCCTGCTGGAAGCCGGCAAAAAATGGTGCGTAGAAAATCGACCGCTTGGCACTTTGGTCTCCTCCTGAGTGTTCTTTTGTCCGCCCCCCTCCAGTCCTCGGCAGCTGGATCCTGGTGAACCTCAGCTACACGAGAAAGGTGACTGCGATCGTGACCCAGGGCTGCAATAGCACCGATATTCGCTCCTGGAACATCCCACTTGAGATGAGACTGAGCGTTGATAGGAAGAAGTGGACCAAACACCCGGACGGGAAGGTGAGCCAATGGAGTCGACCGCGACCTCATCCTCCAATCTTGTCACAACAAACAAGGAAACATTCGATTTCTAGTTCATCGGCGGTGGGACTCATCTGCTTGAGACGCCCGCGTTCGCTCAGTACGTCCGCATCCTGCCGCTGGAGAATCGTCCAGAATTCGGCCTCCGCTTCGACATCTTGGGATGCCCACATGAGGGTGAGCAACGCAATCCGCGGCCGCTTTGGTTGCCCAAAACGACAACCCCAAACATGCCACAAACTCTCGCCTTTTGTCCCACAGATAAGACCACCTGTGCCAGAAAGTTCAACAGCCTCCGCATCACCGATTGGATGACGTGAGTCACACCTGACACGATGTTTCATGACCATGACGGCCAGTCGTCAATTTCACAACTTGCACCTACCTTCTGCAGCTTCTACTGTCCGCCGGGCTGTGCCAAATACTTTGTCGCTGGAACATTGGTCTACTCGGAGGTAGGGGATTGCCTGAGCCCACCCACCGGTCGACGTCTCGTCTGTGACCGCAACTTTGTGTAAATGCAGGACTCGCACATCTGCGCGGCCGCCATTCACGCCGGCGTCATCCGGAACGACATCGGAGGAGATTGTATTGTGATGAGAGCTCCCAAACAGCAAGTCTACACGGGCACCACCAGGAACGGGATCACCTCCAGAGAGTGAGTGGCCGACCTTCACGGAAAAGTACCATGAAGAGCCACCGGCTAATTATGGCTTTACTATTTGCAGTTTGAACGACCCGCTGGGTGTGTCTCACACGTTTGCGGACGGGGGTGAGTTCCAAAACCATTTGTTTATCTCACGCTAACTGTCATGACGACTACAACTCACACGGGGTCTCGCCTGCAGAGCCCAGATGCGCGGCGCCTGACTGGGAGGAGTTTGCCGGGTTCTGCTACAAAACGTTTGACGAGGAAAAGAACTGGGCTGATGCGCAACAAGTGTGTCGTGGTTTCGGTGCCGTACTGGTGTCCATCCGCAGCGAGATGGAGCAGGCGACGGTGAAAACTGTCTCCCACCTCGGTGCGCATCCCCACCGTTAATTAACAGTCCCCGTCAACATCTGAGAACCGGATGAGAGCTCTGTTCCCTCCCATCAGAAACCAGCGACATGTGGACCGGACTGAACGACCTGGCGCTTCCCGGCACGTTGGTGTGGTCGGACCGCCACGAGGTGACCTTCACCCACTGGGCCGCGGGAGAACCCATCCAGCGCGTCGGCCTCGACCAACACTGCGTCGCTGTGTTACGGCAGGTGCGTCCTCAAATGAGCtttgggaagaagaagagcttTGCGCTCCACTGAAAtggattgttttctttcagactGGAAGATGGAAGCGAATGTCCTGCGCCCAAGTCAACAGCTTCATGTGCAAAATGCCCACAGCGCATTTTCCAATCGCCTCACCGAAGCCACAGGTGGCGCCGTAGAGTCCGCCTGGCTGTGTCAGTTCCCGACGGCCCAAGAGCCCATGGAGAAAATTGACAATGCAAGCAAGTCATCATCGCAGACAAAGATTGAATGCCCTTCCTACTGTGCTCCAAAGAAATAGTATCACCATTGTAACAAaccccaaaaaacacaaaaagacaaaaaatatcacTAGCTAAGGCCGACAACATATCCGAAGGCCTGGAGAGAGAACTTATCTCATCATAAGtgtttttagcatttagcttAGCTGTTATCCGCCAACTAGATGTCGTGCCCAGATGCAATGTGAACGAGCGCGCTATGTTCACTTACACTCGACTCTACTTGGTTtgtccttttctctttttttgcccGCTTGACTTAACTTTGACTGCCTTTTTGTAAAGTTACTGACTCAAAGAGCAAAAGACATTGTACAGAAATTCCAGCGCTTTCAAAGAGCCCAATCGTAAGAACGGGAGAGACGAGAATAGTCTCGAGGCTGGAATGAAAGTCCAAAGTCGGTTATTGCTATCTTtcatggttttgtttttattcgtGTCGTGTTGTCTTGTCCTCCTCGCCTTTAAAAAGCGAGCCCGGACTTGACagctttttgtttaaaaaaaaagcttctatAGAATGTAtgattacaaataatgaattttGAATCACTAGAGAGTTATGTTACTGCCAATGATGTCTGCGACTGTAGAAATGTCTCTGGAAgtattttccaatattttccatcatttcCTATGGTCTCTTACCGCATCGACAATTCACTGTCAATTTATATCCAGTTCTTGCATTTTTGATTACCGATTGCAGTTTTCGACTCGATCGCTGCGGTCAGAAAAATGTTGGTTTTCACTGTCGTTCTCTCTACGCTACGTTACCGCATCTACAATTCACTGTATATCATGTCGACTTATATCCACTTCTTACATTTTTGATTACTGATTGCGGTGTTTTAATCAATCACTGCTGTCAGAAAAGAATTGGTTTTCACTGTTGTTGTAGAAatctcaaaataaaagctattGATTACGATTCAGggtttggtctttttttttttttctacatttttcaatcgATTCAAACCGTGGCAACTCAACTGTTCAGTTCATTCTGCCGCAAATTTttgctaaatttaaaaacaaaaggcacattttcaaatgaacgCTCAATGGATTTGGCTGAATGAATTGTTTTGGAACACTCACGCACGCCTGTCTGGGACTGTTTGATAAATCTGAACCAACTCGTATTTGAGACTTCCCTGTCTGGGACTGTGTGATAAACTCGTATTTGAGACCCTTGACATCAGAGGCTggttgacaaaacaaatactcAACAAGCACCTATTTATACAAGTATAATCACTTGGAAACACTCATTCCTGTGGCctcttggaaaaagaaaaatcataaaatcGGTCCCTTCTGGcactgacaaaaacacaaacagtatTGATTGACATTAAATTTGCAGAGTTAGGGTGAAAATGACACACATGATATTGTCAATGATTCTGCCTGCAGTTGGGCCGTTGCCGCACTTGAAATTGGATTTCATGTTTCTCCAAGTGCGTTCTTTCGCACAAACTTGTCAAAGTTGAATTTGACAACCCGCCTTCGTGTGTTTTCTcccagttttaaagaaatagACTGGACGCCCTAAGTGAGAGTTTCGATGCCTTCAACAATAAATGATACTGAGAATTATAATATGGAAGAAGTGGCAAACAGTTTTAATcagttctttgtaaatgttgggcctcaaatagcaaaaaacatACGTACCGATTCCAGCGCCAGATGTAGGCAACAGAGATAAATTAATAGAAAGGAATCCTcactcaatgtttttgaaggcagttgatgaaaatgaaatcattaacattgtaaaacaatgcaaaaataaaacatctactGACTGCAATGGGATTGATATGATGTTAGTTAAGCAAATCATTGAGGGGATTTCAAAGCCACTTGTGtgtaacttgtcatttttaactggtacattcccaaagaagatgaaaattgc
This window contains:
- the LOC119129663 gene encoding macrophage mannose receptor 1-like, producing the protein MTPPAVRLALVLLSCVVWMLYSCADDNGWTLHGSHCYKKMEKTNGWLGAHHDCVLEGADLVSFTDENEQDFVKGQMGDKPFWIGLSNRDCTKEWCWFYEAGEKELIWSNTSMTPDYTNWDTRQKGSSNVEACAYVNQGARSSSQPGKWRHGSCGSSLAYMCERPLDASASIYYRLETSFCDSGEFLYEDSCYHFEGTGRTWQAAEDFCKNKGGHLASVHSLVDRQFLAAHVRQDGQGLYSWLGLRRNNGKLEWSDGSATDDVPSSLSTSSYDCSKLSDDGQIYMDTCGDPRPSICHKGKARDFFRYPPVTTSASGSIKKCDGKKGWTLHGSHCYKKMETTNGWLGARHDCLWEGGDLVSLTSTDEEDFVKRQMGDDSFWIGLSNLNCKEDWCQFLDAGEKKLTWSNTSMTPTYTNWDPRQKGSSNVESCAYVNQGVDLYNQPGKWRHGSCQSSLAYMCKWSPDDCPDGWPCSYKDLGYRSNRVETSFCDSGEFLYQDSCYHFEGTRKTWQAAEDFCKNKGGHLASLHSLVVGQFLFAHVRRDGQGWLAWLGLKKNNGNFEWSDTSYPNDVPWYNSYRSSECSKLTFGGNAHLTQCNDLRPSICRKGKAREFLPLLLTPTSASGKSPKCGWWQENPAKDGFCYLINSKPTKTWKEARDKCARLSGNLLGFADSQEHAFIQGLLPNASSLWLDTDDTTVEDGSEQSAQPSPDSVQLAAAGDSSDPSGRRCNALLSGEGGREVGDCEKKRGYVCKRRVVQTCETNQGWRRFGSNCYKKTETTNGWLGARYDCVWEGGDLVSITSPYEETFVKKQMGDKPFWIGLSNLNCDKTWCRFFEAGQKRLTWSNTAATLNYVNWHSGQDESAKLQSCAYVNQGVDDHSQPGRWRHGSCGSSLPYMCKRSPDDCPEGQLCSYKDYVLGYHGMETSYCDPGDFLYNGSCYHFGRMERTWKDAEKFCQESKGHLASVLSWDEGKFLAAHAPYVGGLQSWVGLKKNKGNFEWSDATPAGKIEWVPNRPAGRGECAALSQTGKLEDWPCTNIQPFICKEAKVQDFVLPPPAGWSAKCGWWLERSSSDFCYLIQRKPTKTWEEARDDCLRRGGDLLSIADSHEQTFIQSLYTLLPSAPSLWLGVDNNVTKDGSGWTDGSPLGYVVMDEDDPGDPAGASCLSLLTSNGRWKFDDCRKKRGYICKKSGDTSKAPRPHDGFKEILVCDKHSADLVCEAEGQKQSRITIQSAFYGRRSDDVCQEDADSNDDYSFDDDDSPGNETTCSVEGIVPRYRKMCNRQQKCHIEVSEDETCPAPSKYLQMVYSCEQKVCLDSLGISDGSVADSSFKASSSMEDATPDKARLNGESCWKPAKNVLGSWILVNLSYTRKVTAIVTQGCNSTDIRSWNIPLEMRLSVDRKKWTKHPDGKFIGGGTHLLETPAFAQYVRILPLENRPEFGLRFDILGCPHEDKTTCARKFNSLRITDWMTFYCPPGCAKYFVAGTLVYSEDSHICAAAIHAGVIRNDIGGDCIVMRAPKQQVYTGTTRNGITSRDLNDPLGVSHTFADGEPRCAAPDWEEFAGFCYKTFDEEKNWADAQQVCRGFGAVLVSIRSEMEQATVKTVSHLETSDMWTGLNDLALPGTLVWSDRHEVTFTHWAAGEPIQRVGLDQHCVAVLRQVRPQMSFGKKKSFALH